In Mongoliitalea daihaiensis, one DNA window encodes the following:
- a CDS encoding rhodanese-like domain-containing protein, with protein sequence MQDITVEELKDKLNAGEEFLFIDVREEWEYEEDNLGAKNIPLGEFPFALEDFESFKDKEIVLQCRSGARSGNAKNFMVSKGFTNVRNLLGGIMAYRAMEEEEG encoded by the coding sequence ATGCAAGATATAACCGTCGAAGAATTAAAAGACAAACTTAACGCAGGAGAGGAATTTCTGTTTATTGATGTAAGGGAAGAGTGGGAATATGAAGAAGATAATTTAGGTGCAAAAAATATTCCTCTGGGAGAGTTTCCTTTTGCTTTGGAAGATTTCGAATCTTTCAAAGATAAGGAAATTGTACTGCAGTGCCGATCTGGTGCAAGAAGTGGAAATGCCAAAAATTTTATGGTCTCCAAAGGTTTTACGAACGTTAGAAATCTTTTAGGGGGCATCATGGCCTACCGTGCTATGGAAGAAGAGGAGGGTTGA
- a CDS encoding T9SS type A sorting domain-containing protein, which translates to MKTLRKHIGLIFLLLSISFATFGQFQQLPTPIPQHKKPLVSNQRVLEEALALPFWDDFSGGNIDNNKWINEGATQSFTVANAAPTIGVLLLDGVDERGAPYSFNLLEQGFADRITSRPINLSNISSTQSGTVFLSFYWQPGGKAEMPDFNDELSLQFLNELGEWIEVWSQRGELLPNQLFFTQELIQVTPDFQHENFQFRFSSRGRLSGPFDSWLIDYVYLNQFRNSNDIARRDRALTETNRRPLEKYSALPFFEYQRRGNELWNRTTNEFNNLNNLFSPMEFTVALNNRETGELVQAINTNTPINPVPLAFERRRIQSNEIGLAPRITAETDLELLTYLSTGDEFLFQIVNGDTIRYNTVDLRVNDTVRTVIQIRDFFAYDDGMVDYSAGINQRSGMLANRFEVSEPAYVKGISINFTNFAQSGRVLDLMVWNNLNQQPLFVQEVFIPASDEINEFSYFEFEENILVDDIFFVGFAQFTNEFIHVGLDKSFDNGREIFFNVSGSWQQNTIVEGSLMIRAHMSEFPIIEEQAELSPSPQVYPNPVSSKLHIDGKVDTIQVFDPFGRLLNLPQTVDGELKIINFEGMMKGIYLVNIFHNNIVETKRILVQ; encoded by the coding sequence ATGAAGACATTGAGGAAACACATTGGGTTAATATTTCTGTTACTGTCGATAAGCTTTGCTACATTCGGACAGTTTCAGCAATTACCCACTCCTATTCCTCAACATAAAAAACCATTAGTTTCCAATCAACGTGTATTGGAAGAGGCGCTTGCACTTCCTTTTTGGGATGATTTTTCTGGTGGCAATATCGACAACAATAAATGGATCAATGAAGGTGCTACCCAAAGTTTCACGGTTGCTAATGCAGCACCTACCATTGGTGTATTACTATTGGATGGAGTGGACGAGCGTGGGGCGCCCTACTCTTTCAATTTACTCGAACAGGGATTTGCAGATCGAATTACATCTCGACCTATCAATTTATCCAACATTTCTTCCACGCAAAGCGGTACTGTTTTTCTGAGTTTTTATTGGCAACCAGGAGGGAAAGCAGAAATGCCAGATTTCAATGATGAGCTGAGCCTTCAATTTTTGAACGAATTGGGAGAATGGATAGAAGTTTGGAGTCAACGTGGTGAACTACTCCCCAACCAATTATTCTTTACTCAAGAATTAATTCAAGTAACACCTGATTTTCAGCACGAAAACTTTCAATTTCGATTCAGCAGCAGAGGCAGGCTTTCAGGTCCCTTTGATTCTTGGCTCATAGACTACGTTTATTTAAATCAATTTCGGAATTCGAATGATATAGCGAGAAGAGATCGGGCACTTACAGAAACCAACCGACGCCCTCTAGAGAAATATTCAGCCCTTCCATTTTTTGAATACCAACGAAGAGGTAATGAACTCTGGAATAGAACTACCAATGAATTCAATAACTTGAATAATCTCTTCTCCCCGATGGAGTTTACGGTAGCCTTAAATAACAGGGAAACCGGAGAATTGGTACAGGCGATTAATACCAATACACCGATTAATCCGGTACCGCTTGCATTTGAACGTAGAAGGATTCAAAGTAATGAGATCGGTTTGGCTCCTCGCATAACAGCAGAAACCGATTTGGAATTACTGACCTACCTAAGTACAGGAGATGAATTTCTTTTCCAAATAGTCAATGGCGATACAATTCGATACAATACCGTAGACCTTCGTGTTAATGATACCGTACGGACAGTTATCCAGATTCGGGATTTTTTTGCCTATGATGATGGAATGGTGGATTATTCTGCTGGAATCAATCAACGATCAGGTATGCTGGCTAATCGATTTGAAGTCAGTGAACCTGCTTATGTCAAAGGTATCAGTATAAACTTCACAAATTTTGCACAATCCGGGAGAGTACTTGACTTGATGGTATGGAATAATCTCAATCAGCAACCTCTTTTTGTACAAGAAGTATTCATCCCTGCTTCTGACGAAATAAACGAATTTAGTTATTTTGAATTTGAGGAAAACATCTTGGTGGATGACATTTTTTTTGTAGGTTTTGCACAATTTACCAATGAGTTTATACATGTAGGCCTCGATAAATCTTTTGATAATGGAAGAGAAATTTTCTTTAATGTCAGTGGATCTTGGCAACAAAACACGATCGTGGAAGGCTCTCTCATGATTCGAGCTCATATGAGTGAGTTTCCGATTATCGAGGAACAGGCAGAACTTTCACCAAGCCCTCAAGTCTATCCCAACCCAGTATCATCCAAGCTTCACATTGATGGCAAAGTAGATACTATTCAGGTCTTTGATCCATTTGGAAGATTATTAAATCTCCCTCAAACGGTAGATGGGGAATTGAAAATAATTAACTTTGAGGGAATGATGAAAGGAATCTATTTAGTCAATATTTTCCATAATAATATCGTAGAAACCAAACGAATTTTAGTACAATAA
- a CDS encoding GntP family permease, which produces MEIIAIISSLVLLMVLAYRGYPVILIAPLLAVLAVMISGEKGALAFYSEVFMKGLGNFIIKYFPIFLLGAIFGKLMDATGAARSISREIIARLGEKHAIIAVVASCALLTYGGVSIFIVAFGIFPMAKSLFQEANIPKRLIPGTIALGSFTFSMTALPGTVQIHNIIPIPYFQTDAFAAPLFGLIGSLIIASLGVTWLQYRSQTAQKQGLGYGFEEDNGHHYASVPPFWKSLVPILFLISLNFLFSQLVIPKWDADFLQNPAFGNATLDSVKGIWSIILAMLLAIGLLILLHFKQLPKLKDDLQQGIQASLMPVFNTATEVGYGSTIAALAGFEMIKNYVLHTFQEIPLLSAALAINLLAGITGSASGGLAIALETLGSTYYEIMVREGVSLELMHRVASMASSGLDSLPHNGAVITLLMICGLTHRQSYLDIAITTLIIPVSTLFIMILSVSIM; this is translated from the coding sequence ATGGAAATAATTGCAATTATTAGTTCTTTAGTACTCTTGATGGTGTTGGCATACCGTGGATATCCGGTCATATTAATCGCTCCTTTGCTAGCAGTACTTGCGGTAATGATCAGTGGAGAGAAAGGTGCTCTGGCTTTCTATTCAGAGGTATTTATGAAAGGGCTTGGCAATTTCATAATCAAGTACTTTCCTATCTTTTTATTAGGAGCGATTTTCGGTAAGTTAATGGATGCAACAGGTGCCGCCCGCTCTATTTCCCGTGAAATCATCGCTCGACTAGGTGAAAAACATGCGATCATCGCAGTAGTTGCATCTTGTGCACTTCTAACCTACGGCGGTGTAAGTATTTTTATCGTGGCTTTTGGAATTTTCCCGATGGCTAAGTCTTTGTTTCAGGAAGCCAACATTCCAAAGCGACTCATCCCTGGCACAATTGCTCTAGGGTCCTTTACTTTTTCAATGACAGCTCTACCAGGAACTGTACAAATACATAACATCATTCCTATCCCATATTTTCAAACGGATGCATTTGCAGCTCCTCTTTTCGGTTTAATCGGGAGTTTAATTATTGCTAGCCTTGGAGTTACTTGGCTACAATACAGGAGCCAAACAGCCCAAAAGCAAGGTTTGGGTTATGGCTTTGAAGAAGACAACGGTCATCACTATGCATCAGTCCCCCCTTTTTGGAAGTCCCTAGTGCCAATTCTTTTTTTAATCAGCTTAAATTTTCTGTTTTCTCAACTCGTTATTCCAAAGTGGGATGCCGATTTTTTACAAAATCCAGCTTTTGGAAATGCCACTCTTGATAGTGTAAAGGGAATTTGGTCCATTATTTTAGCTATGTTACTGGCCATCGGACTTTTAATTCTCCTTCATTTTAAACAGCTCCCAAAACTGAAAGACGATCTTCAGCAGGGCATTCAAGCGAGCCTGATGCCTGTTTTCAATACAGCTACAGAAGTTGGTTATGGTAGCACTATTGCTGCGCTGGCAGGCTTTGAAATGATCAAAAATTACGTTCTCCACACCTTTCAAGAAATTCCTTTACTAAGTGCAGCACTTGCTATCAATTTGCTTGCGGGTATTACAGGTTCTGCCTCCGGAGGTCTGGCAATTGCCTTAGAAACTTTGGGCAGTACTTATTATGAAATCATGGTTCGGGAGGGAGTTAGTCTCGAATTAATGCATCGAGTAGCCTCTATGGCTAGCAGTGGACTGGATAGCTTACCACATAATGGAGCTGTCATTACCCTATTGATGATCTGTGGCCTGACACACCGACAAAGCTACCTTGACATAGCAATTACAACCCTGATTATTCCAGTATCTACACTATTCATCATGATACTTTCAGTATCTATCATGTAA
- a CDS encoding TonB-dependent receptor, whose amino-acid sequence MNRKFTMMLGILLLSVQFAFAQKFSITAKVVDADTKESLIGVNAILEGTGLGAASDLDGNIRIPSVNEGSYTLRFSFLGYETITRKITLTGDLDLGTISMGSSSILGREVVVSATRKPERLTDAPASIGVITSKDLDRLPSFNVGEMLFKIQGIEVVRSGVIGIGINARGFNSAFNVRMLQLNDGRNGMLPGGTGLPAGFYNTIIKEDIDRVEVILGPVSALYGPNAHAGVVNTITKDPRTSEGTTVALGVGNQGVFSSRLRHANAISDKFAYKVNFEYTEGRDFEFIDTVYVGAVGIPELDPDFNFKAIRGGAAVYYTPKAGHDIILDYGVGQGSNIGVTNLGRNQIDGWTFSYLQARYVSPRIFAQLTNTWNNAGNTFQINGRTVNYRNLLALGNSPEEARRKSLLPVAEGGLGFPGFKDESSRLNAEVQYNNNVGKLSYVLAGSYQRDVANSLGTYLFDIDGDIIISQVGAVAQADYELTNKLKFVGAVRVDKHDYYDLQVSPRFALTQAVGDGSFRLSYGRAYAAPSIQFLEFLFPIAGVNGAIIGSGQGLTLENLATGARRTIDPLQPEDNRTWEIGYKGTPAKNFYFDGTFWYGNTRNFISPALNLFLGGERIVERGGQPIPANLSGINLTYLNFGEVTNWGADLGFNYLINKNFTFGAKYSYFGSDITDEGKFDGDPNLSLLPPASREALQVLNAPAHRANFNFSGLNLINNKLNASVNVRWLPEYDFRSGNQIATAAGANSRVAPFLYNYGPLGGFTTVDISAGYAFSEMITVGGGISNLFNAEQREFVGSPIIGRLYSLELKFNFNKK is encoded by the coding sequence ATGAATAGAAAATTTACCATGATGCTGGGCATCCTGCTGCTGAGTGTTCAGTTTGCATTCGCTCAAAAATTCTCCATCACAGCAAAAGTGGTGGATGCAGACACTAAAGAATCCTTGATCGGTGTCAATGCAATCTTAGAAGGTACAGGTCTTGGAGCTGCTTCTGATTTGGATGGGAATATTAGAATTCCTTCTGTTAACGAAGGTTCTTATACCTTGCGTTTTTCTTTTTTAGGCTATGAGACGATAACGAGGAAAATAACACTTACCGGAGATTTAGATCTTGGGACTATTTCCATGGGAAGCTCTTCGATATTAGGCCGTGAAGTTGTGGTTTCAGCTACAAGAAAGCCTGAGCGATTAACGGATGCACCCGCTTCCATTGGAGTCATTACATCCAAAGATTTGGATCGTCTACCTTCCTTTAACGTGGGTGAAATGCTTTTCAAAATCCAAGGAATTGAAGTAGTCCGTTCGGGTGTAATAGGTATTGGGATCAATGCTAGAGGCTTTAATTCCGCTTTCAATGTGCGTATGCTTCAGTTAAATGATGGCAGAAATGGGATGCTTCCAGGTGGTACAGGTTTACCAGCTGGATTTTATAATACCATCATCAAGGAAGATATTGATCGAGTGGAGGTTATTCTTGGACCTGTTTCTGCATTGTACGGACCTAATGCTCACGCTGGTGTAGTCAATACCATTACAAAAGATCCTAGAACTTCAGAGGGGACTACGGTTGCCTTAGGTGTTGGAAATCAGGGAGTGTTTTCAAGTAGATTGAGACATGCCAATGCTATTTCAGATAAATTTGCATATAAAGTGAACTTTGAGTACACGGAGGGCCGTGATTTTGAGTTTATCGATACGGTTTATGTGGGAGCAGTAGGAATACCAGAATTAGACCCAGACTTTAATTTTAAAGCGATTAGAGGGGGAGCTGCAGTGTATTATACTCCAAAAGCAGGGCATGATATAATTTTGGACTATGGAGTCGGGCAAGGTTCCAATATAGGGGTGACAAATTTGGGTAGAAACCAAATTGATGGTTGGACATTTAGCTATTTACAGGCAAGGTATGTTTCTCCACGCATTTTTGCCCAACTGACCAATACATGGAATAATGCAGGCAACACCTTTCAGATCAATGGAAGAACTGTAAACTATAGAAATTTACTGGCATTGGGCAATAGTCCAGAAGAAGCAAGGAGAAAGTCCTTGTTGCCTGTTGCTGAGGGTGGTTTGGGTTTTCCTGGATTTAAAGATGAATCCTCTCGATTGAATGCAGAAGTTCAGTACAATAACAATGTAGGTAAATTAAGCTACGTGTTGGCTGGTAGTTATCAGCGTGATGTTGCCAATAGCTTGGGTACTTATTTATTCGATATCGATGGTGATATCATCATTTCACAAGTTGGAGCAGTGGCACAAGCAGATTACGAATTGACCAACAAATTGAAGTTTGTAGGTGCTGTTCGTGTGGATAAGCATGATTACTATGACTTGCAGGTAAGTCCACGATTTGCACTGACGCAAGCGGTTGGTGACGGTAGTTTCCGCTTGAGCTATGGAAGAGCATATGCAGCTCCATCTATTCAGTTTCTGGAATTCTTGTTCCCAATAGCCGGTGTAAATGGTGCGATCATTGGCTCTGGCCAAGGCTTGACCTTGGAAAATCTAGCCACAGGTGCCAGAAGAACCATCGATCCATTGCAGCCAGAGGATAATAGAACATGGGAGATAGGTTATAAAGGAACACCGGCTAAAAATTTCTATTTTGATGGAACATTTTGGTATGGCAATACCAGGAACTTTATTAGTCCAGCACTCAATCTGTTTTTAGGTGGAGAACGAATTGTTGAAAGAGGAGGACAGCCGATTCCAGCTAATCTGAGTGGGATCAATTTGACTTATTTGAATTTTGGAGAAGTGACCAACTGGGGTGCTGATTTAGGCTTCAATTACTTGATCAATAAAAATTTCACTTTTGGGGCTAAGTATTCCTATTTCGGTTCTGATATTACCGACGAAGGTAAATTCGATGGTGATCCTAACTTGTCTTTGCTTCCACCTGCTTCAAGAGAAGCCTTGCAAGTACTAAATGCGCCTGCGCATAGAGCCAATTTTAACTTCTCAGGATTGAACCTTATCAATAACAAGCTTAACGCTTCTGTAAATGTACGTTGGTTACCTGAATATGATTTCAGATCAGGAAATCAAATCGCCACTGCTGCAGGTGCTAACTCTAGAGTTGCTCCATTCCTATATAATTATGGTCCTTTGGGAGGCTTTACTACTGTAGATATTTCTGCGGGCTATGCCTTTAGTGAAATGATTACAGTAGGCGGAGGTATTTCCAATCTATTCAATGCAGAACAACGGGAGTTTGTAGGTTCTCCGATTATCGGTAGACTCTATTCCTTGGAACTGAAATTTAACTTCAATAAGAAGTAA
- a CDS encoding PASTA domain-containing protein: MSKIKAATKKILIHFSIIVGLTIVLAFLFLKVFLPSYTNHGETVSVPNLEGYDYLEAGRFLADRDLSYEITIDSGFNAELKPFTVLQQNPRPGNQVKKGRKIYLTLNSKNAPMIRMPNLVNTPLKNAQEILSNIGLIRGEIVYVPDIGENVVLEQKFRGRNINEGFEIPKGSQIDLVVGDGLGNQILEVPGIVGMDETDAEFLIIGSGLRFGKINYIETDSVPDGIIIRQMPPAGSEVRTGEPIDVWISEIKRFSNN, translated from the coding sequence ATGAGTAAAATCAAGGCAGCCACCAAGAAAATCCTTATTCATTTTTCGATTATTGTAGGGTTAACTATTGTTCTGGCATTTCTATTCTTGAAAGTTTTTCTTCCCAGCTATACTAATCACGGTGAAACTGTTAGCGTACCAAATTTAGAAGGATACGACTACTTAGAAGCTGGTAGGTTTTTGGCAGATCGTGATCTTAGTTACGAAATCACCATTGATAGTGGCTTCAATGCTGAATTGAAACCATTTACTGTTTTACAACAAAACCCTAGACCGGGTAATCAGGTAAAAAAAGGTCGTAAAATATACTTGACCTTGAATTCTAAAAATGCACCCATGATTCGAATGCCAAATTTGGTAAACACTCCTTTAAAAAATGCGCAAGAGATTTTATCGAATATTGGCTTAATTCGCGGAGAGATTGTGTATGTACCCGACATCGGGGAGAATGTGGTCTTGGAACAAAAATTTAGAGGTAGAAATATCAATGAAGGTTTTGAAATCCCTAAAGGTTCGCAAATTGACTTGGTAGTCGGTGACGGGTTAGGAAATCAGATACTGGAAGTTCCGGGAATTGTTGGGATGGACGAAACCGATGCTGAATTTTTAATTATTGGATCAGGTCTACGGTTTGGAAAAATAAACTATATTGAGACAGATAGTGTGCCCGACGGGATTATCATTCGCCAAATGCCCCCAGCTGGATCAGAAGTGCGTACAGGGGAACCTATTGATGTTTGGATTTCAGAGATAAAACGATTTTCTAATAATTAA
- a CDS encoding T9SS-dependent choice-of-anchor J family protein, giving the protein MSQTKTPLNYLKRVFLFLVFFAFSNLTYSQAFFGKAFQHVHDEQCGHKYMEALLEEKLGVYGSKEYFESWLQEKKELRDNNLESLRTQNQIKKIPVVVHVIHSGTAEGVGANIPFGQIESQIRTLNEDFRRQNEDRNQTPGQFQPVAADTGIEFVLAKQDPNGLPTTGIIRVQGPQTTYSPNDASLISQISSWPPEEYLNIWVVQLASPVIGYAVFPISNLPGLNFPPGIRELDGITVDFRYFGTGFNTVSSSRGRTATHEVGHFLGLRHIWGDGDCSVDDFVTDTPLQDGPNNICRTLNPRITCDTRDMVENYMDYTTDICMNLFTQGQSERMNIVLENSPRRASLVNSRATLEPELLENDLSLRAIIEPQDFICDPVTLPRLVILNTGSNTVSSAQVEIKLNNQVVESRTFSLDLATGDFDTLQFNSLQLAGTGNLFEATILLVNGQQDSDPSNNSLTSSPVLQGQISLPYNLRMEDVGNSWVVRNPDDSFTWEVVNNQFIDGSNRQLLRVRNYEYDANGQLDFLISPQINLAESPNAQLVFRMAHAPFNAPGFSDALYVALSTDCGNTFSIIDAPYAKNVQFLQTVNPILDEFIANSDAQFRTEIVNLAPFADLGNVRIAFINQNGFGNNIFLQDIQILTEETFRYRVEIPNLVTPAPISNNNYENEQIEITNTGNLPVTGFILRRRYGNTPQNSFLFRGQIAPGGSALLNLPKTTLGGVNNFQFTIDNPSFDQNPGNSTNLSRFVVFDTETQRTPWRQNFNNIVSLSPWVTINPENNRAAWTLTPVQNAPNSNVVRVQATEQGNSFWLGTPIFELNKSPQASIFFDRAAGPMPATARLRVLASENGGGTYSEVLSLRGSEISTVTTGEPNPNNQSDFARTFINLSDFAGRGKTTTRVAIVMDGINPEDGPIYLNNAELFISANPEPVDPGLGNSILYPNPARDQFNIAFNLRNFETINIKMISPTGALVHDVDYPNTLNQTYTFTTKMLSKGLFIIQISSPTITETKKLYIH; this is encoded by the coding sequence ATGTCCCAAACAAAAACTCCCCTAAATTACTTGAAAAGGGTATTTCTCTTTTTAGTTTTCTTTGCTTTCAGCAATTTAACTTATTCTCAAGCATTTTTTGGCAAAGCATTTCAACATGTACATGATGAGCAATGTGGTCACAAGTATATGGAAGCCCTTTTAGAAGAAAAATTGGGTGTGTATGGAAGTAAGGAGTATTTTGAATCTTGGCTCCAAGAAAAAAAAGAGCTGAGAGACAATAATCTAGAATCACTTCGCACGCAAAATCAAATAAAAAAAATACCTGTTGTAGTACACGTCATTCATAGTGGTACTGCGGAGGGGGTAGGTGCGAATATTCCCTTCGGCCAAATAGAATCACAGATTCGAACGTTGAATGAAGATTTCAGAAGACAAAATGAAGATAGAAATCAAACACCAGGACAGTTCCAGCCAGTAGCTGCCGATACAGGTATAGAGTTTGTACTTGCCAAACAGGATCCCAATGGACTTCCTACCACTGGGATTATCCGAGTGCAGGGTCCTCAAACTACCTATTCGCCCAATGATGCTTCTCTTATCAGTCAAATTTCATCTTGGCCACCAGAGGAGTATCTTAATATTTGGGTAGTTCAGCTAGCCTCTCCCGTCATTGGTTATGCTGTTTTTCCCATTTCTAACCTACCTGGACTTAATTTTCCTCCAGGAATCAGGGAATTAGATGGTATCACAGTCGACTTTCGTTATTTTGGAACAGGGTTTAATACTGTTTCTAGTTCACGCGGCAGAACTGCTACCCATGAAGTAGGACACTTTCTTGGCTTAAGGCATATTTGGGGAGACGGTGATTGTTCAGTAGATGATTTTGTGACAGATACGCCGCTTCAAGATGGTCCTAACAATATCTGTAGAACACTCAATCCACGGATCACTTGCGATACCCGAGATATGGTTGAAAATTACATGGATTATACGACCGACATATGTATGAATCTATTTACACAAGGTCAATCCGAGCGAATGAATATTGTTTTGGAAAATAGCCCAAGGAGAGCAAGTCTTGTAAACAGCCGTGCTACACTAGAACCAGAATTACTTGAAAATGACTTATCTCTACGTGCTATTATTGAGCCCCAAGACTTTATCTGTGACCCTGTTACTTTACCTCGATTGGTGATTTTAAATACAGGAAGCAACACTGTAAGCAGTGCACAAGTAGAAATTAAATTAAATAATCAGGTAGTTGAGAGTAGAACATTTAGTTTAGATTTAGCTACTGGAGACTTTGACACACTCCAATTCAACTCATTACAACTAGCAGGTACTGGAAATCTATTTGAAGCAACTATTCTACTTGTCAATGGACAGCAAGATTCAGACCCTAGCAACAATAGCTTAACTTCTTCTCCCGTCTTACAAGGACAAATATCACTTCCCTATAATTTAAGAATGGAAGATGTGGGGAACTCTTGGGTTGTCCGTAACCCAGATGATAGTTTCACTTGGGAGGTTGTCAACAATCAATTTATTGATGGTAGCAATAGACAATTACTCCGCGTCAGGAACTATGAGTACGATGCCAATGGTCAGCTCGACTTCTTAATTTCTCCACAGATTAACCTTGCCGAGTCTCCGAATGCCCAGTTAGTGTTCAGAATGGCTCATGCACCATTTAATGCTCCTGGCTTCTCAGATGCACTTTATGTGGCCTTATCTACGGATTGTGGAAATACATTTTCCATCATTGATGCACCTTACGCAAAAAATGTCCAATTTTTACAAACAGTTAATCCGATTTTAGATGAGTTTATAGCAAACTCAGACGCTCAATTCAGAACAGAAATCGTAAATCTTGCGCCTTTTGCTGACTTGGGTAATGTTAGAATTGCTTTTATCAACCAAAATGGATTTGGAAATAATATCTTTCTTCAAGACATTCAAATATTGACAGAAGAGACTTTCCGCTATCGGGTAGAAATACCAAATTTGGTGACACCTGCTCCTATATCGAACAATAATTACGAGAACGAACAAATTGAAATTACCAATACAGGGAATCTACCAGTCACTGGTTTTATTTTACGTAGAAGATATGGTAATACACCACAAAATTCTTTCCTGTTCCGTGGTCAAATCGCCCCAGGAGGAAGTGCTCTTTTAAATCTACCAAAAACAACGCTTGGAGGTGTCAACAATTTTCAATTTACCATTGACAATCCTAGTTTTGATCAAAACCCTGGAAATTCCACGAATTTATCTCGGTTTGTGGTATTTGATACAGAAACACAGCGGACTCCATGGAGGCAAAATTTCAATAATATTGTTTCTCTCAGTCCTTGGGTTACTATTAATCCAGAAAACAATAGAGCTGCTTGGACACTTACACCGGTACAAAATGCACCCAACAGTAATGTAGTCAGGGTACAAGCCACTGAACAGGGGAACTCCTTTTGGCTAGGCACGCCTATATTTGAGCTCAATAAAAGTCCGCAGGCATCCATATTCTTTGACCGTGCAGCTGGCCCTATGCCTGCCACGGCAAGACTTCGTGTCCTTGCCAGTGAAAATGGAGGTGGTACATACAGCGAAGTTTTATCCTTAAGAGGAAGTGAAATCAGTACAGTAACGACTGGAGAACCGAATCCAAATAATCAAAGTGACTTTGCAAGAACTTTTATAAACTTAAGCGATTTTGCTGGAAGGGGTAAAACGACCACGAGAGTAGCCATCGTGATGGATGGTATTAATCCAGAAGATGGGCCCATCTACCTCAACAATGCAGAGTTGTTTATTTCTGCTAACCCAGAACCAGTGGATCCGGGGTTAGGAAATTCCATTCTTTATCCAAATCCAGCAAGAGATCAATTCAACATTGCTTTCAATTTACGTAATTTTGAAACTATCAATATCAAGATGATTTCTCCAACTGGAGCATTGGTGCATGATGTAGATTATCCTAATACCTTAAACCAAACGTATACCTTTACCACCAAAATGTTGTCTAAAGGTTTGTTTATTATACAAATAAGTAGTCCAACCATCACCGAAACCAAAAAGTTGTACATACACTAG
- a CDS encoding 3-hydroxybutyrate dehydrogenase has product MKNAIITGGSSGIGLGIAKHFASKGYNLLINGLEKEGHLIALGIEKEFGTTCIFSAANLLYPDEIYQMIALAEEKLGPIQVLINNAGIQYVSPIEDFPDNKWEAIVGVNLSSVYYASKAVWKGMKSQGFGRIINITSAHGLRASEFKAAYVAAKHGVTGLTKVLALEGAPYGITCNAICPGYVRTPLVEGQIADQANAHHMTEEEVIEKVMLKKQAIKSFIPIEDLAALALFLASENSSTMTGVSLPMEGGWTSQ; this is encoded by the coding sequence ATGAAAAATGCAATTATTACCGGTGGCAGCAGTGGTATAGGTTTGGGCATTGCCAAACATTTTGCCAGTAAAGGTTACAACCTTTTAATCAATGGCTTAGAAAAAGAAGGACACCTGATTGCGTTAGGCATTGAAAAGGAATTTGGTACCACATGTATTTTTAGCGCAGCCAATCTCCTCTATCCTGACGAAATATATCAAATGATAGCCCTTGCGGAAGAAAAGTTAGGTCCCATTCAAGTATTGATAAATAATGCAGGAATCCAATATGTTTCACCTATTGAAGATTTTCCAGACAACAAATGGGAAGCCATTGTTGGTGTAAATTTATCTTCCGTATACTATGCTTCCAAGGCAGTTTGGAAAGGCATGAAATCCCAAGGGTTTGGAAGAATCATCAATATCACATCCGCTCACGGTCTAAGGGCCAGTGAATTCAAGGCTGCATATGTCGCTGCCAAACACGGTGTGACCGGATTAACCAAAGTATTGGCTTTAGAGGGTGCTCCTTATGGAATCACTTGCAATGCTATTTGTCCAGGTTATGTACGGACCCCTTTGGTAGAAGGTCAAATAGCTGATCAAGCCAACGCACATCACATGACAGAAGAAGAGGTTATAGAAAAGGTCATGTTGAAAAAGCAAGCTATCAAATCCTTTATCCCCATCGAGGACCTCGCTGCACTGGCACTATTTCTCGCATCGGAAAACTCAAGTACTATGACGGGCGTTAGTCTACCGATGGAGGGAGGTTGGACTTCCCAATAA